DNA sequence from the Chitinophaga flava genome:
TCAATCCCAATCCAAGTCAGGACCCGAAAAAACCCCAGCCTATTCATTACAACCAGGGTATCACAATGCGATGCCCTTATGACCACTATATGGGGGAATCTGGCCCGGGGAATATTACCTTCAAGGCAAATTTGCACGACTCCGTTTCTTTCAGGGCGACCACTATTTCCGGCAATTCAGAAAATGCTGTTATTGTCTATCAAATACAGCCCAACGGCTCAATTAATGTATTTAACCAATTTACGTCAAATTCGATTACTATGACTGGTGCAGTAGTACCTTCATTACCCAATGCTGTTCCGGCAGCAGCTGTCGCCCAGACATTTTATTCATATGATTCTAAGATAAAAAATAAAGGTACAGAAAGCTTCACCATATATCTTGCTCTATATGAACTGGATGAAATCGGGGAGAATCAGGTGCTTTATGGCTACTTCTACTGGGATCCAACCATTGAGGTACAATAAACCACTGACATTATTTTACATATTCAAAGGTTTATATACAGCAGTTCTGTTTATGCAGAACTGCTTTTTTAATGTCTGGTATGGCGGTTCCGCCAATGATGATGATACCAGCCAGCCGCATTGGTTAGCTATCATAGCTGCTTATTTTCTATATAAAAGTTGCAGCCTTCTATGACATTTCATTATATTAGACCTTCTTATACCCCTAAGTTCCGCTTATGAAGAAATTTATTTTTGGCTGTGCAGCATTAATGGTGGCTGCCAGCTCCTATGCCCAGGATAATGCCCTATGGCTTAGAAACCCTTCAATATCCCCTGATGGAAGTACTATTGCTTTTGGTTACAAGGGTGATATTTACCGCGTAGACGCCAAAGGTGGCGTGGCTGTTCCACTCACCATCCATGAGGCACATGATATGATGCCTGTATGGAGCCACGACAGTAAATACATCGCATTCGCCAGCGATCGTTATGGTAACTTCGACGTGTTCGTTATGCCAGCTACCGGCGGCATACCTGTACGTCTTACCACCAACAGCGCGGCAGATTATCCGTACGATTTCAGCCCGGATAACAAACAGGTATTGTTTGGTAGTGTTAGAAATGCTCCTGCTCTGAGTTCCCGCTTCCCTTACTCCGCTTTCCGTAACACGTACACCGTACCTGTTACCGGCGGAAGACCTTTCCTGGTAAGTGCCGCCGGCTTCGATGCCGCCGCTTATAACAAAGATGGCAGCAAAATTATCTTCCAGGATTGTAAAGGACATGAGGATCCTTTACGTAAACACCATACCTCTTCTGTTACCCGCGATATCTGGTTAATGGATGTGGCTAAAGGTACCTACGAACAAATCTCTACCTATGAAGGTGAAGACCGTGAGCCTGTTTTCGGTAACAATAACGATGTGTACTACCTGAGCGAAAAAGGTGGTATCTCTCAAAACCTCTTCAAAAGCTCGCTGACCGATAAATCCAAAATGGAGCAACTGACCAGCTTTACGAATCATCCGGTTCGTAACCTGACCAGAGCCCAAGACAATACCTTCTGCTTTACCTATAACGGAGAAGTATACACGATGAAAGAAGGAGAGAAACCTCACAAAGTAGCTGTCCGGATCTTCAACGATGGCCGTGAAGGCGTGGTGAAAAATATTCCTGTGACAGGTAACATTACCGAATTTGCGATGAGCCCTGACGGTAAGGAGATGGCTTTTGTAGCCAGAGGAGAGGTGTATGTGAGCAGCGCGGAAGGTAATATGACCAAACGTATTACCAATACGCCCCAACAGGAAAGAATGGTGGAATGGTCTCCGGACGGTAAACGCTTGATCTATGCTGCTGAACGCAATGGTAACTGGGATATCTACCAGACTACACGCGTTCGCAAGGAAGAGCCTTACTTCTTCAGTGCTACCCTGCTGAAAGAAGAACCGCTGATTGCGACCGCTGCGGAAGAATTCCAGCCAAAATTCTCTCCGGATGGTAAAGAAGTGGCTTACGTGGAAAATCGTAATATTCTCAAAATATTCAACCTGGCCAGTGGTAAAAGCAGACCCATTCTGCCGGAAGGTCATAACCACTCTTACGCTGATGGCGACTGGGCATTTAACTGGAGTCCCGACAGTAAATGGATCCTCGTGGATGATCAAAGAAATGCCAGCTTCGTGACCTTCGGCGTTAGCAATATCTCCTTATTGCCAGCTGTTGGAAACGGAACACCTTTCTATCCTGTAAACAGCGGCTTCGGTGAAGTCAATGGTAAATGGACGGCAGAAGGCAAACTCATGACCTGGACCAGCGATCGTGATGGACGTAGATCCCTCGGGAAAGAAGGTAGCCGCGAATCCGATATTTATGGCGTTTTCCTGGATCAGGAAACATACGATAAATTCAAATTGTCCAAAAATGAATTTGCCCTTTTGAAAGAATCCGGCGATTCCAGAGCAAAAGAAAAAGACAGCACTGCTGCTAAAAAAGCATTCCAACCTGATTTCAATAACCTGGAAAGTCGCAGGGTACGCCTGACTATCAACTCCGCATCTATCGCTGATTACGTAGTAAATAAAGACGCAAGCAAAGTATTCTACATGGCCGAGTTTGAAAAAGGCTACGATCTCTGGGTAACTGAACCAAGAACCAGGCAAACCAGCATCCTCGCTAAAATGGGCGAATCTCCCGGTAGTATGGCACTCAGCAAAGATGGTAATACCCTCTTTGTAAGCACTAGCGGTAGCGTGGTGAAAGTAGATGTCAACTCCGGTAAAGTAACGCCTATCAATATCAATACCGAAATGGCACTCAACCAGGCAAAAGAACGCGAATACATCTACTGGCACGCATGGAAACTAGTGAAAGAGGAATTCTATGATCCTACACTCCATGGTATAGACTGGAAAATGTATGGCGACAATTACGCTCGTTTCCTGCCTTATATCAGCAATAATTACGACTTCCAGGAATTACTGAGTGAACTGCTGGGCGAACTGAATGCTTCCCATACGGGTGGCCAGTATTTTACCACGATTCCAAATGGCGACCAGACAGATGCCCTCGGCCTGCTCTACGATGAAACCTTCAAAGCAGACGGTTTGAAAGTAGATGAGGTAATCAAAGGCGGACCATTGGATAGAGCTGCTTCCAACCTGAAAAAAGGCGATATCATCGAGAAAATTGATGGCGTAGCTATTACCAGCGATTTCGACTGGTCATCCTTGTTGAATCGTAAAATGGGTACCAATGTACTGCTCAGCATTTACAACCCTGTGTCAAAACAACGTTGGGACGAAACCGTTAAGCCTATCTCTGTACGTGAAGAATCCAGATTGATGTACAAACGTTGGGTAAACAGCATGTCTGAAATGGTAGACAAACTGTCTGACGGAAAAGTAGGTTACGTACACGTAAAAAGCATGGACGACCCTTCTTTCCGTACCGTATATGATGTGGCAATGGGTAAAAACAAAGGCAAAAAAGCCCTCATCGTGGACACACGTTTCAACGGTGGCGGATGGCTGCATGATGACCTCATGCAATTCCTGACTGGCAAAAAATACCTGGACTACGCGCCGCAAGGCCATCGTCTGGATGCCGGTGACCCGGTGGGAAACTGGCAGGGCCCTAGCTGCGTAGTGATGAATGAAGGAAACTACAGTGATGCTGTCATCTTCCCGTATGTCTACAAACAAGAAAAGATAGGTAAACTGATAGGTATGCCAGCAGCCGGTACCGGGACCGCAGTATGGTGGGAGACACAGATTGACCCTTCTATCAGATTCGGTATTCCGACGATAGCAACTATCGGTAAGGAAAACCGTCCTACTGAAAACCTGCAGGTAGAACCAGATATCCGCGTACCATTACGCTACGAGGAATTCCTCGCTGGTAAAGATGCGCAGATGGAAGCTGCCGTGAAGGAAATGCTGAAAGAAGTGAAGTAATTTCTATATTACTATAAGGTGATGAAGGCTCAAAACCTTCGCCCCGCTAACTAAAAAAGCCTTCAAGTCATTCAACCTGAAGGCTTTTTTAGTTAGAAAAAATTTATTGTCAGACAGGGCCACATGTTGTTCACACAGCCTTTTTCAGCTTATTTAATCTTGGGTCATGAAATCAAACGGAACCTCCTCGGAAACATGAACATCTTTCCTTTTTTATGATATTCTCTTATAGAAGAAATAAGCCATTTCGAATAGTAAGAGAAATCTGCATCATTGTCCTTGGAAAAAAGTTCAAATACTTCACCACTCCAGTCTACTACCAGGTAGGAGTAATATTCACCCGTTTTTCCCGTTCCCCACAAGAGCCCATCCGTAGTCTTATACACCGGGTATCCAATGCTTTCTGTAATGTGTTGTTTATATTTTTCATCGTTCCCCTTGTAGTCGCCGTCATAGCTTCTAAAATAGAAATGCATTTGAAAAACATCTTTCCCATTAGAGTATCTATCATCTTCTCCGCTTAAATTGTCACCTTTTATTAGCTTAAAACCTTTAGGGAAGGACGCTTGCCCTAAAGTAGCCATTGCGTGGAGCAGGAAAAGAAAACTAAAAAAATATTTCATAGGTGGCATAATTTGGATGGTCAATATATAATCTCTAATTGGATTTACCAATATTGTTTTGCCTTATACTTTGATACAAGTTATATTCTACCACCTCCGTTTACAATTATTTGTTGTCCATTTATCCAGGCACCTTCAGGGCCGGCTAAGAATGCAACTACACCCGCTATATCTTCAGGCTCTCCCATTCTTCCTAAGTTCATATTCTGGCCGATTCTTTCCATTTCTTCCTTTGAAACCTCTTTTTGTAACAGCGGTGTCGTTGTTGGTCCTGGAAAAACGCTATTGACTGATATTTTACGATGCCCAAGTTCTTGTGCCAGGATTTCTGTAACCACTTTACCGGCGGCTTTACTTGGTGCATAAATTCCAAGTCCGGCTGCCGGATAAAGCGCACTCGTTGAAGATATCTGAATAATGCGTCCGCCATCCCTGACTTGTCTGGCTGCCTGTTGCAACACAAAATATGTTCCTTTGTAGTTTACAGCATTGATGCGGTCGAAGTCAGCTTCCGTAACATCAATAATGGGAATACCCATTACGGCAATTCCTGCATTGGCCACTACAATATCAATTCCGCCAAATTCCGCACTGACGGCATTAAAAAGTTCAGTAATTTCTGTCACTGCACTCACATCTGCCTGAAAGGCGACTGCTATCCCGCCAGCATTCTTTATTTCATTCACTACTTCATCAGCTTGTTCCGAACTACCCACATAATTAACGGCTACTGCAATCCCGTCTTTTGCCAAACGAATAGCAATAGCACGACCGATCCCCGTTGCTGCACCAGTTACCAGTGCTACTTTATTGATTGCCTTTTCCATAATTGTTCATTTTAAATTTTTGTTGCCAGATTAATTTCCCCATATTTCCCAGCATAAAAATCACGGTAAGCATCTATAATTTCCGCCTGGTAATTCATCACAAAAGGCCCTTCTGACACAACAGGTTCTGTATATTCTTCACCACCAAACAGCATAATATCAGTAGCATCTTCGGATGTATTTTTTATTTCAATTTCGCCGGCATTGCTATCAAACTCCACCAATTCATTCTTTTGAAATGTTATTTCATTTAGCATCACATTTTCTGTGATTAAGAAAGCAGCTACTTCAAATTTATCTTCAATTTGTATCAAAAATTTTTTGCCTGCTTCCAAATGTATATGATACAAAAATTGCCGGGAGTAATTCGGAATTTTCGAACTTAATTCTTCATAATTACCAATAATAACTTTTAGCCATCCGCTTTTATCAGGTAAATTTTTATAAGGTACTTCATGGGCTTGAACAGTTACGTGTGCAGGCTTTTCGGCTTTATTTCTTGCAGGGAGATTTATCCAAAACTGAAAACCATGAATGTATTTACT
Encoded proteins:
- a CDS encoding inclusion body family protein, which codes for MSNTAQAPNHSRATQRSVGNNISVLTIVDVEQIKSLNPNPSQDPKKPQPIHYNQGITMRCPYDHYMGESGPGNITFKANLHDSVSFRATTISGNSENAVIVYQIQPNGSINVFNQFTSNSITMTGAVVPSLPNAVPAAAVAQTFYSYDSKIKNKGTESFTIYLALYELDEIGENQVLYGYFYWDPTIEVQ
- a CDS encoding S41 family peptidase, with product MKKFIFGCAALMVAASSYAQDNALWLRNPSISPDGSTIAFGYKGDIYRVDAKGGVAVPLTIHEAHDMMPVWSHDSKYIAFASDRYGNFDVFVMPATGGIPVRLTTNSAADYPYDFSPDNKQVLFGSVRNAPALSSRFPYSAFRNTYTVPVTGGRPFLVSAAGFDAAAYNKDGSKIIFQDCKGHEDPLRKHHTSSVTRDIWLMDVAKGTYEQISTYEGEDREPVFGNNNDVYYLSEKGGISQNLFKSSLTDKSKMEQLTSFTNHPVRNLTRAQDNTFCFTYNGEVYTMKEGEKPHKVAVRIFNDGREGVVKNIPVTGNITEFAMSPDGKEMAFVARGEVYVSSAEGNMTKRITNTPQQERMVEWSPDGKRLIYAAERNGNWDIYQTTRVRKEEPYFFSATLLKEEPLIATAAEEFQPKFSPDGKEVAYVENRNILKIFNLASGKSRPILPEGHNHSYADGDWAFNWSPDSKWILVDDQRNASFVTFGVSNISLLPAVGNGTPFYPVNSGFGEVNGKWTAEGKLMTWTSDRDGRRSLGKEGSRESDIYGVFLDQETYDKFKLSKNEFALLKESGDSRAKEKDSTAAKKAFQPDFNNLESRRVRLTINSASIADYVVNKDASKVFYMAEFEKGYDLWVTEPRTRQTSILAKMGESPGSMALSKDGNTLFVSTSGSVVKVDVNSGKVTPININTEMALNQAKEREYIYWHAWKLVKEEFYDPTLHGIDWKMYGDNYARFLPYISNNYDFQELLSELLGELNASHTGGQYFTTIPNGDQTDALGLLYDETFKADGLKVDEVIKGGPLDRAASNLKKGDIIEKIDGVAITSDFDWSSLLNRKMGTNVLLSIYNPVSKQRWDETVKPISVREESRLMYKRWVNSMSEMVDKLSDGKVGYVHVKSMDDPSFRTVYDVAMGKNKGKKALIVDTRFNGGGWLHDDLMQFLTGKKYLDYAPQGHRLDAGDPVGNWQGPSCVVMNEGNYSDAVIFPYVYKQEKIGKLIGMPAAGTGTAVWWETQIDPSIRFGIPTIATIGKENRPTENLQVEPDIRVPLRYEEFLAGKDAQMEAAVKEMLKEVK
- a CDS encoding SDR family oxidoreductase, translating into MEKAINKVALVTGAATGIGRAIAIRLAKDGIAVAVNYVGSSEQADEVVNEIKNAGGIAVAFQADVSAVTEITELFNAVSAEFGGIDIVVANAGIAVMGIPIIDVTEADFDRINAVNYKGTYFVLQQAARQVRDGGRIIQISSTSALYPAAGLGIYAPSKAAGKVVTEILAQELGHRKISVNSVFPGPTTTPLLQKEVSKEEMERIGQNMNLGRMGEPEDIAGVVAFLAGPEGAWINGQQIIVNGGGRI
- a CDS encoding pirin family protein; translated protein: MKKQTSFSTKGNRVDVGPLTIQRMLPNQYTNKVGPFVFLDYVAPVIKETINKNGMGAHPHRGIATLTYILQGEVEHFDSAGNRSEIYSGGVQWMKAGNGIVHDENFNYDSQTDSKYIHGFQFWINLPARNKAEKPAHVTVQAHEVPYKNLPDKSGWLKVIIGNYEELSSKIPNYSRQFLYHIHLEAGKKFLIQIEDKFEVAAFLITENVMLNEITFQKNELVEFDSNAGEIEIKNTSEDATDIMLFGGEEYTEPVVSEGPFVMNYQAEIIDAYRDFYAGKYGEINLATKI